Proteins encoded by one window of Mycolicibacterium sp. ND9-15:
- the rfbB gene encoding dTDP-glucose 4,6-dehydratase: MARLLVTGGAGFIGSNFVRYAIDRTDHHVTVLDKLTYAGNRASLAGLPDDRMTFVHGDIADAALVDELFGSVDAVVHYAAESHNDNSLDDPEPFLHTNLVGTFTLLEAARKHGTRFHHISTDEVYGDLRIDDPSRFTEETPYNPSSPYSSTKAGSDLLVRAWVRSFHVAGTISNCSNNYGPYQHVEKFIPRQITNVLRGIRPKLYGEGRNVRDWIHADDHSSAVLTILEAGRIGETYLIGADGEKDNKTVIELILALMGQPTDAYDHVTDRAGHDLRYAIDSTKLREELGWRPQYCDFAEGLAATIQWYRDHEDWWSPAKDATESFYARLGQ; encoded by the coding sequence ATGGCGCGACTGCTCGTCACCGGCGGAGCGGGTTTCATCGGCTCGAACTTCGTGCGGTACGCGATCGACCGCACCGACCATCACGTCACGGTACTGGACAAGCTGACATACGCCGGAAACCGCGCCTCGCTGGCCGGATTACCGGACGATCGAATGACGTTCGTGCACGGCGATATCGCAGACGCCGCGCTGGTTGACGAGTTGTTCGGGTCCGTGGATGCGGTCGTCCACTATGCGGCCGAATCGCACAACGACAACTCGCTCGACGATCCTGAGCCGTTCCTGCACACCAACCTTGTGGGCACCTTCACGTTGCTCGAGGCCGCGCGCAAGCACGGCACGCGCTTCCATCACATCTCGACCGACGAGGTGTACGGAGACCTGCGGATCGACGACCCGAGCCGGTTCACCGAGGAGACGCCGTACAACCCGTCTTCTCCGTACTCGTCGACAAAGGCCGGCAGCGATCTGCTGGTGCGGGCATGGGTTCGGTCATTCCATGTCGCAGGGACAATCTCGAACTGCTCCAACAACTATGGTCCCTATCAGCACGTCGAGAAGTTCATCCCGAGGCAGATCACCAATGTGCTGCGCGGGATCCGCCCCAAGCTCTACGGTGAGGGCCGCAATGTACGGGACTGGATCCACGCCGACGACCACTCTTCGGCGGTGCTGACGATCCTGGAGGCCGGTCGTATCGGCGAGACATACCTGATCGGCGCGGACGGCGAGAAGGACAACAAGACGGTCATCGAATTGATCCTCGCGCTCATGGGCCAGCCGACGGACGCCTACGACCACGTCACCGACCGGGCGGGTCACGACCTGCGGTACGCCATCGACTCCACCAAGCTTCGCGAGGAACTCGGCTGGCGACCGCAATACTGCGACTTCGCGGAGGGTCTGGCCGCAACCATCCAGTGGTACCGCGACCACGAAGACTGGTGGTCGCCCGCCAAGGACGCCACCGAGAGCTTCTACGCCCGGCTGGGTCAGTGA
- a CDS encoding PE-PPE domain-containing protein, producing the protein MRKCIRVIALSLLGLLSAAVLGALTAMMAAVSLAATTALIVPGTGTPDANNVGQYMENFRDYYMQDTPCTTENGCGEYNPDEPRDGGLLGINYYASFWPIPLPGWCDPGRCEKFDDSVDDGVTNLRNALLGIQELDPDYGGDIVIAGYSQGARVVTIAKMQFANGDWDELLEQVDSVSFVFIGNPNRPNGGILSRFGALGHIPILDVTTGQPTPTGTPDYPRDFPTEDWAIRWEGIADFPQYLLNPLAVANSLLGFYYDHGTYLAINRDSDPGELPAGYDPETWKAITSNPERYPDIVEIQKYGDTTYYTITPKVLPLVRPLHSIPFIGKPIADLIEPALRVIIEETGYNRNIPYGQPTEIGLIPNINPVTLMSKLIPAFFVGVNNFLANFGLATEIPLSPTTPVPEMSPMTDQQEDEPELAILARNVLDGSSNVKLALVQGNGDPEQQLIRKDAGDDKTVVDAEIADDLTLPEGNGTAVVEDDKTPVVEDVTESEGLQATDLGQSPTGNVEVVKQDGQETIEGGGKAVVVADESEGKKEPEGNTAPAQNRLDANSRSASLNFSTNNPAQRLARNGNDTRRSDPTVKTESDESLEGTKDPSNPSGPTSLGGPNSPSSAKSPSGVSGSNGSSTDDANAADNPADAKDTAPAAA; encoded by the coding sequence ATGCGTAAGTGCATTCGGGTCATTGCTCTCTCTTTGCTGGGCCTGCTGAGCGCCGCTGTCCTCGGTGCCCTGACCGCCATGATGGCGGCCGTCAGCCTGGCCGCCACCACCGCGCTGATCGTGCCGGGCACGGGAACCCCCGACGCCAACAATGTCGGGCAGTACATGGAGAACTTCCGTGACTACTACATGCAGGACACACCGTGCACAACGGAAAACGGCTGCGGTGAGTACAACCCAGACGAACCTCGAGACGGGGGCCTGCTGGGTATCAACTACTACGCGTCGTTCTGGCCGATACCGTTGCCCGGCTGGTGTGATCCCGGTCGATGCGAGAAGTTCGACGACTCGGTCGACGACGGTGTGACCAACCTACGGAACGCATTGCTGGGCATCCAGGAGCTCGACCCCGACTACGGGGGGGACATCGTGATCGCCGGCTACTCGCAGGGCGCCCGCGTCGTGACCATCGCGAAGATGCAATTCGCCAACGGCGACTGGGACGAGTTGCTCGAGCAGGTTGACTCCGTCTCGTTCGTGTTCATCGGCAACCCGAACCGCCCCAACGGCGGCATTCTGTCGCGATTCGGCGCGCTGGGCCATATCCCGATTCTGGACGTGACGACCGGGCAGCCCACCCCGACCGGGACGCCCGACTACCCACGGGATTTCCCCACCGAGGACTGGGCAATCCGATGGGAGGGCATCGCGGATTTCCCGCAGTATCTGCTCAACCCGCTGGCGGTGGCCAACTCGCTCCTCGGCTTCTACTACGACCACGGCACCTACCTGGCCATCAACCGAGACAGCGATCCCGGTGAACTCCCGGCCGGATACGATCCGGAGACGTGGAAGGCGATCACCTCGAACCCTGAGCGCTATCCCGACATCGTGGAGATCCAAAAGTACGGCGACACCACGTATTACACCATCACGCCGAAGGTGCTGCCTCTGGTGAGGCCGCTGCACTCCATCCCGTTCATCGGCAAGCCGATCGCGGACCTCATCGAGCCCGCGCTGCGCGTGATCATCGAAGAAACCGGTTACAACCGCAACATCCCGTACGGTCAACCCACGGAGATCGGCCTGATTCCGAACATCAACCCGGTCACGCTCATGTCCAAGCTGATCCCGGCGTTCTTCGTGGGCGTCAACAACTTCCTTGCCAACTTCGGATTGGCAACGGAGATCCCGCTTTCGCCGACGACGCCGGTGCCGGAGATGTCACCGATGACCGACCAGCAAGAGGACGAACCCGAGTTGGCGATCTTGGCGCGCAACGTTCTCGACGGGTCATCGAACGTCAAGTTGGCACTGGTCCAAGGCAATGGCGACCCCGAACAGCAGCTCATCCGCAAGGATGCGGGTGACGACAAGACCGTTGTCGACGCCGAGATCGCCGACGACCTCACGCTGCCCGAGGGCAACGGGACAGCTGTCGTCGAGGACGACAAGACGCCTGTCGTCGAGGACGTGACCGAGTCCGAGGGATTGCAGGCGACGGACCTTGGGCAGTCCCCGACGGGGAACGTGGAGGTTGTCAAGCAGGACGGCCAAGAAACCATCGAGGGCGGCGGCAAGGCCGTCGTGGTGGCCGACGAGTCCGAAGGCAAGAAAGAACCTGAAGGGAACACGGCTCCCGCCCAGAACAGGCTCGACGCCAACAGTCGCAGCGCGTCCTTGAACTTCTCGACGAACAACCCGGCCCAACGCTTGGCGAGGAACGGCAACGACACCCGTCGATCGGATCCCACGGTGAAGACGGAATCCGACGAAAGCCTCGAGGGCACCAAAGACCCCAGTAACCCCAGCGGTCCTACCAGCCTCGGCGGCCCCAACAGTCCTAGCAGCGCTAAGAGTCCGAGCGGCGTCAGCGGCTCCAACGGCTCCAGCACTGACGACGCCAACGCCGCCGACAACCCGGCAGACGCGAAGGACACGGCTCCAGCCGCGGCCTGA
- the rplA gene encoding 50S ribosomal protein L1 — protein MSKTSKAYREAAEKVDRTRLYTPLEAAKLAKETGSKKQDATVEVAIRLGVDPRKADQMVRCTVNLPNGTGKTARVVVFAVGDKAEAAEAAGADAVGSDDLIERIQGGWTDFDAAIATPDQMAKVGRIARILGPRGLMPNPKTGTVTPDVAKAVADIKGGKINFRVDKQANLHFVIGKASFDEKALAENYGAAIDEILRAKPSSSKGRYLKKIVVSTTTGPGIPVDPSVTRNFTEV, from the coding sequence ATGAGCAAGACGAGCAAGGCATATCGCGAAGCCGCCGAGAAGGTGGACCGCACCCGGCTCTACACGCCGCTGGAGGCGGCGAAGCTGGCCAAGGAGACGGGGTCGAAGAAGCAGGACGCGACCGTCGAGGTGGCGATCCGGCTGGGCGTCGATCCGCGCAAGGCCGACCAGATGGTGCGTTGCACCGTGAACCTGCCGAACGGCACCGGCAAGACCGCCCGCGTTGTGGTGTTCGCGGTCGGGGACAAGGCCGAGGCCGCCGAAGCCGCGGGCGCCGACGCCGTCGGTAGCGACGACCTGATCGAGCGCATCCAAGGCGGCTGGACGGACTTCGACGCCGCGATCGCGACGCCCGACCAGATGGCCAAGGTCGGCCGGATCGCGCGCATCCTCGGACCGCGTGGCCTGATGCCGAACCCGAAGACCGGCACCGTGACACCGGACGTCGCCAAGGCGGTCGCCGACATCAAGGGCGGCAAGATCAACTTCCGTGTCGACAAGCAGGCGAACCTGCACTTCGTGATCGGCAAGGCCTCGTTCGACGAGAAGGCGCTGGCGGAGAACTACGGCGCTGCGATCGACGAGATCCTGCGGGCCAAGCCGTCATCGTCGAAGGGCCGCTACCTCAAGAAGATCGTCGTCTCGACGACCACCGGCCCGGGCATCCCGGTTGATCCGTCGGTGACCCGCAACTTCACCGAGGTCTGA
- a CDS encoding helix-turn-helix transcriptional regulator gives MASGVVERPAAFRAVAEFLLSAGSAPSGLVIEGEAGVGKTTLWLTGISEARQRGFLTLTARAGQAETALAYAAVADLLGDVDPEVFADLPDVQRLAVDRVLLRADGEGPPTDQGVVGAALAAAIERLSADGPLLVALDDVQWLDPSSQAVVAFAARQLTGRVGILLTERTEHEGAGAASWLQVGTSGEVDRVHVGPLSLGGLHALVSARLGRTFPRPTMVRIAEISGGNPFYALELARAFEAGGSQSVMPATLAELMRRRIGRLEPETQVLLLAAACEAAPTIDLLARVTGSTTDRTAELLADAKAKGILTINGDDVAFAHALLARSVYTDAKPGERRAMHRSLAEAVVLPESRARHMALAAASADPATLEALDVAAEAARTRGAPAAAAELLELAIGLGGDVPARRIRAADHYLHAGDLERAHSLLDGLAERMPRGVHRAMALNLLASMRIHNNSFTGAVGLLEEALDNDEGNREVRVRTLLLLAYARLNAGEFGAALQNAERAAAYAEDVGIPDLTSQVLALRTNIAFMCGRGVDWTGMRRALALQDPNSETPIAFRAMANNALLLAWVGRLDEASDQLAVVRRGCVERGAETDLIFVAVFNALIEIWRGRYDEATRVAEETIERAQQLGGEHMRVVAKAIKSAVAAYAGREDETREVANNAVDLARQCGSPRLADWASISLAFLEVSLVRYEQAAQVLQPLIDRFPLLPSTEIITVGYLPDAVESMIALGRAAETEPMIEALESNGRLLDRPWMLAIGARCRSLWLAAQGDVDAAAETAKLALTHHERLPMPFERARTLLLLGQLQRRLRQKELSRTTMTEALHVFETLGTPLWAERARAEIKRASAPSGKSMGLTPSEHRVAELAASGMKIKDVATALFISPKTVETNLSRVYRKLGIKSRAELGRVFSDGR, from the coding sequence TTGGCTTCCGGCGTTGTCGAGCGTCCGGCCGCGTTTCGCGCGGTGGCGGAGTTTCTGCTATCCGCCGGGAGCGCACCGTCCGGCCTCGTCATCGAAGGGGAAGCCGGAGTGGGTAAGACCACCCTGTGGCTCACCGGTATCTCCGAAGCGCGCCAACGCGGCTTTTTGACGTTGACGGCGCGAGCCGGGCAGGCGGAAACCGCTCTCGCGTATGCCGCCGTCGCGGACCTTCTCGGCGACGTCGACCCCGAAGTCTTCGCCGACCTGCCAGATGTTCAGCGCCTCGCCGTCGACCGGGTGCTGTTGCGCGCCGACGGCGAAGGCCCCCCGACCGACCAGGGTGTTGTCGGCGCGGCACTCGCCGCGGCCATCGAGCGACTCTCCGCCGACGGGCCATTGCTGGTGGCTCTCGACGACGTGCAGTGGCTCGACCCGTCCAGTCAAGCCGTGGTGGCCTTCGCGGCGAGGCAGTTGACCGGTCGGGTGGGAATTTTGCTCACCGAACGCACCGAACACGAAGGCGCCGGCGCGGCGAGTTGGCTGCAGGTGGGCACTTCGGGCGAGGTGGACCGGGTTCACGTCGGCCCCCTTAGTCTCGGCGGATTGCACGCGCTTGTCTCGGCGCGGCTCGGCCGGACGTTCCCTCGCCCGACAATGGTGCGGATCGCCGAGATTTCCGGAGGTAACCCGTTCTACGCCCTCGAACTCGCTCGGGCGTTCGAGGCAGGCGGTTCCCAATCGGTGATGCCGGCGACGCTTGCGGAATTGATGCGACGCCGAATCGGTCGGCTGGAACCCGAGACCCAGGTCCTGCTGTTGGCAGCCGCATGTGAAGCGGCGCCGACCATCGACCTGCTTGCGCGCGTCACAGGCAGCACCACCGACCGCACTGCCGAACTCCTCGCCGATGCGAAAGCCAAAGGCATCCTGACGATCAACGGAGACGACGTCGCGTTCGCCCACGCCCTGTTGGCGCGCAGCGTCTACACCGACGCCAAGCCCGGTGAGCGACGTGCCATGCACCGGTCGCTGGCCGAGGCGGTAGTGCTTCCGGAATCGAGAGCCCGACATATGGCACTGGCCGCCGCCAGCGCCGATCCGGCGACCCTCGAGGCACTCGACGTCGCCGCAGAAGCGGCGCGTACACGCGGTGCGCCGGCCGCGGCCGCCGAGTTGCTCGAACTCGCCATCGGTCTCGGTGGGGATGTCCCGGCGCGGCGGATCCGCGCGGCCGACCATTATCTCCACGCAGGTGACCTCGAGCGCGCCCATTCCCTGCTGGACGGGTTGGCCGAGCGGATGCCACGCGGCGTGCACCGGGCTATGGCACTGAACCTGTTGGCCAGCATGCGGATTCACAACAACAGCTTCACCGGTGCCGTCGGCCTGCTCGAAGAGGCGCTCGATAACGACGAGGGCAACCGTGAAGTCCGCGTCCGTACGCTATTGCTGCTGGCGTATGCGCGCCTGAACGCCGGGGAGTTCGGAGCGGCCCTGCAGAACGCCGAACGGGCCGCGGCCTACGCGGAAGACGTCGGAATCCCCGATCTGACCAGCCAGGTGCTGGCCCTGCGAACCAACATCGCGTTCATGTGCGGTCGCGGCGTCGACTGGACGGGCATGCGTCGGGCGTTGGCACTACAAGACCCGAACAGCGAGACGCCGATCGCGTTCCGCGCCATGGCCAACAACGCCCTGCTGTTGGCGTGGGTCGGACGGCTGGACGAGGCGAGCGACCAGTTGGCAGTCGTGCGCCGAGGCTGTGTCGAGCGCGGTGCAGAGACCGACCTGATTTTTGTCGCGGTGTTCAACGCGCTGATCGAAATCTGGCGCGGGCGCTACGACGAGGCAACCCGCGTCGCCGAGGAGACAATCGAGCGGGCACAACAGCTCGGCGGCGAACACATGCGCGTCGTCGCCAAAGCCATCAAGTCGGCAGTGGCGGCGTATGCGGGCAGAGAGGACGAAACTCGCGAGGTGGCGAACAACGCGGTCGACCTCGCGCGACAGTGCGGCTCACCCCGGTTGGCGGACTGGGCGTCGATCAGCCTGGCATTTTTGGAGGTATCGCTCGTCCGCTACGAGCAGGCCGCGCAGGTACTGCAGCCGCTGATCGACCGGTTCCCCCTTCTCCCCAGCACCGAGATCATCACCGTGGGCTACCTCCCGGACGCCGTCGAGTCGATGATCGCACTTGGCCGCGCGGCCGAGACCGAGCCGATGATCGAGGCGCTGGAGAGCAACGGTCGCTTACTGGATCGGCCGTGGATGCTGGCGATAGGCGCGCGGTGCCGCAGTCTCTGGTTGGCCGCGCAGGGGGATGTCGACGCGGCCGCCGAGACGGCGAAGCTGGCGTTGACCCATCACGAGCGGCTGCCGATGCCCTTCGAGCGCGCTCGAACGCTGTTGTTGCTCGGCCAGTTACAGCGGCGGCTCCGGCAGAAGGAGCTGTCGCGGACGACGATGACCGAGGCGTTGCACGTGTTCGAGACGTTGGGTACGCCGCTGTGGGCCGAGCGTGCGCGCGCCGAGATCAAGCGGGCGAGCGCGCCCAGCGGCAAGAGCATGGGCCTCACGCCGTCGGAGCACCGGGTGGCCGAACTCGCCGCGTCCGGAATGAAAATCAAGGATGTGGCCACGGCGCTGTTCATCAGCCCGAAGACGGTCGAGACGAACTTGTCGCGCGTTTACCGCAAGCTCGGCATCAAGTCGCGGGCCGAACTCGGGCGCGTGTTCAGCGACGGCCGTTGA
- the rfbA gene encoding glucose-1-phosphate thymidylyltransferase RfbA: MRGIILAGGSGTRLHPITLGVSKQLVPVYDKPMVYYPLSTLMLAGIRDILVITTPHDAEGFERLLGDGSRFGVSVTYATQPSPDGLAQAFTIGETFIGSDNVSLVLGDNLLYGPGLGSQLSRFTTIDGGAIFAYWVAEPSAYGVIEFDDDGLAISLEEKPDRPKSNYVVPGLYFYDNDVVEIARDLKPSARGEYEITDVNRCYLEQGRLQVHVLPRGTAWLDTGTFDQMTDAAEYVRTMERRTGLKIGAPEEIAWLHGWISDDELRERAEPMVKSGYGSYLLNLLARGR, encoded by the coding sequence GTGAGGGGCATTATCTTGGCGGGCGGGAGTGGCACCCGTCTGCACCCGATAACACTGGGCGTGTCGAAGCAGCTGGTGCCCGTCTACGACAAGCCGATGGTGTACTACCCCCTGTCGACGCTGATGCTGGCCGGCATACGTGACATCCTGGTGATCACGACGCCGCACGACGCGGAGGGGTTCGAGCGACTGCTCGGTGACGGGTCGCGATTCGGAGTATCGGTCACCTACGCCACGCAGCCGTCGCCGGATGGGCTCGCGCAAGCGTTCACGATCGGTGAGACGTTCATCGGCAGCGACAACGTGTCTCTCGTACTCGGCGACAACCTGTTGTACGGGCCGGGGTTGGGCAGCCAGCTGTCCCGCTTCACAACCATCGACGGCGGCGCGATCTTCGCCTATTGGGTCGCGGAGCCCTCCGCATACGGGGTCATCGAGTTCGACGACGACGGCTTGGCGATATCCCTGGAGGAGAAACCCGACCGGCCGAAGAGCAACTACGTCGTACCGGGTCTGTACTTCTACGACAACGACGTGGTCGAGATCGCACGCGACCTGAAGCCGAGTGCCCGCGGTGAGTACGAGATCACCGACGTCAACCGCTGTTACCTCGAGCAGGGTCGGTTGCAGGTGCACGTGCTGCCCCGCGGAACCGCTTGGCTGGACACCGGCACCTTCGACCAGATGACCGATGCCGCTGAGTATGTGCGCACGATGGAGCGGCGCACCGGCTTGAAGATCGGAGCCCCCGAGGAGATCGCCTGGCTACACGGGTGGATCAGCGACGACGAATTGCGGGAACGCGCCGAGCCCATGGTGAAGTCGGGCTATGGGTCGTACCTGTTGAACCTGTTGGCGAGAGGACGCTGA
- the secE gene encoding preprotein translocase subunit SecE — protein sequence MWTLESDPTEHQMTRQGEHAVSDERDGAGSDTDDGRSAVVTRPARPSGKRSRRAAVGEDASEAVDLSTGTTASPTKNGSGTAKKTAKKRADGPSRNPFLFVWNYLKQVVAELRKVIWPNRKQMITYTGVVLLFLAFMLSMIGGVDFGLAKLVMLVFG from the coding sequence GTGTGGACACTGGAGAGTGACCCCACCGAACACCAGATGACCAGACAAGGGGAGCATGCGGTGAGCGACGAGCGCGATGGTGCCGGCTCGGACACCGATGATGGCCGCAGCGCCGTCGTGACCCGACCCGCCAGGCCGTCGGGAAAGCGGTCCCGCAGAGCCGCCGTCGGCGAGGACGCCAGCGAGGCGGTCGACCTGTCGACGGGCACCACCGCTTCACCGACCAAGAACGGGTCGGGCACCGCGAAGAAGACCGCCAAGAAGCGTGCCGATGGACCGTCACGCAACCCCTTCCTGTTCGTCTGGAACTACCTCAAGCAGGTGGTCGCCGAACTGCGCAAGGTGATCTGGCCGAACCGCAAGCAGATGATCACCTACACCGGCGTGGTGCTGCTGTTCCTGGCGTTCATGCTGTCGATGATCGGCGGTGTCGACTTCGGCCTGGCCAAGCTCGTGATGCTGGTGTTCGGCTGA
- a CDS encoding bifunctional dTDP-4-dehydrorhamnose 3,5-epimerase family protein/NAD(P)-dependent oxidoreductase: protein MTEFGKPLRANATSIPGLVVWELSVHGDNRGWFKENWQREKMVSLGLPDFKPVQNNVSLNEAAGTTRGIHAEPWDKFVSVATGRIFGAWVDLRAGPTFGTTFTTEIDPSRAVFVPRGVGNGFQTLEPDTAYIYLVNDHYSPDGEYTSVNLADEALAIEWPIPLGRAEMSAKDRGHPSVAEVKPLLSRKTLVLGAGGQLGRALREAYAGVPSVEFAERADIDLTAGGIETARRWRDYETIINAAAYTGVDSAETAQGRATAWATNVAGVTALARTAADHNITLVHISSDYVFDGEAPRPYREDDRLSPLGVYGQTKAAGDQIVATLDRHYIVRTSWVIGDGHNFVRTMLSLADRGVNPSVVSDQHGRLTFTSEIARAIRYLTETPAPYGTYNVTGSGSPMSWAEVARRTFELAGHDPGRVSDVTTEQYFADASNPVAPRPPNSVLDLAKIASAGFQPEDADETLTGYVRLETARAQ, encoded by the coding sequence GTGACTGAGTTCGGTAAACCCTTGCGCGCCAACGCAACTTCTATACCCGGATTGGTTGTTTGGGAGCTGTCGGTGCACGGGGACAACCGGGGGTGGTTCAAGGAGAACTGGCAGCGGGAGAAGATGGTTTCGCTCGGCTTGCCTGACTTCAAGCCGGTGCAGAACAACGTCTCCCTCAACGAAGCCGCAGGCACCACGCGCGGGATTCACGCAGAGCCGTGGGACAAATTCGTCTCCGTTGCGACCGGCCGAATCTTCGGTGCGTGGGTGGACCTGCGTGCCGGCCCCACCTTCGGCACCACCTTCACCACCGAGATCGACCCGTCCCGAGCGGTTTTCGTCCCCCGTGGCGTCGGCAACGGATTCCAGACCTTGGAGCCCGACACCGCCTACATCTATCTGGTCAACGACCACTACTCACCCGACGGCGAGTACACATCGGTCAATCTCGCTGACGAGGCCCTCGCCATAGAATGGCCGATCCCCTTGGGTCGCGCCGAAATGTCAGCGAAGGATCGTGGTCATCCGAGCGTGGCGGAAGTCAAACCGCTTCTCTCGCGAAAGACACTCGTGCTCGGCGCCGGTGGACAACTGGGCAGGGCGCTGCGCGAGGCCTACGCCGGCGTGCCGAGCGTCGAGTTCGCCGAACGCGCCGACATCGACCTGACCGCTGGGGGAATCGAGACCGCGCGCCGCTGGCGCGACTACGAGACGATCATCAACGCCGCCGCCTATACGGGTGTGGACTCCGCCGAGACCGCGCAAGGGCGGGCGACGGCGTGGGCCACCAACGTCGCCGGCGTCACCGCTCTAGCGCGCACCGCCGCCGACCACAACATCACACTGGTGCACATCTCCAGCGACTACGTGTTCGATGGCGAGGCACCCAGGCCCTACCGCGAGGACGACCGCTTGTCGCCGCTAGGTGTGTACGGGCAGACCAAAGCCGCCGGCGACCAAATCGTGGCCACGCTGGATCGGCACTACATCGTCCGAACATCGTGGGTGATCGGCGACGGACATAACTTCGTGCGCACCATGTTGTCTCTCGCCGATCGCGGCGTAAACCCTTCCGTCGTCAGCGACCAACACGGCCGGCTCACGTTCACCTCTGAGATCGCAAGAGCAATCCGGTATTTGACCGAGACACCCGCACCGTACGGCACTTACAACGTCACCGGTTCCGGGTCACCGATGTCATGGGCCGAGGTCGCCCGGCGGACATTCGAACTAGCCGGCCACGATCCGGGCCGCGTATCCGACGTAACCACCGAGCAGTACTTCGCCGATGCCTCGAACCCGGTTGCGCCTCGCCCCCCGAACAGCGTGCTGGACCTCGCCAAGATTGCGTCGGCCGGTTTCCAGCCCGAGGACGCGGACGAAACCCTGACGGGTTATGTCCGACTGGAAACCGCAAGAGCCCAGTAG
- the nusG gene encoding transcription termination/antitermination protein NusG, whose amino-acid sequence MTSFEGDTPSAESVDLIEGETTDATTDPATEDADVAGDAVSDEAATAAGAADAEDVAAPEEEDVDPAVALKKELRTKPGDWYVIHSYAGYENKVKANLETRVQNLDVGDYIFQVEVPTEEVTEIKNGQRKQVNRKVLPGYILVRMELNDESWGAVRNTPGVTGFVGATSRPSPLSLDDVVKFLLPPAVAKKPGKAAASSAAAAETGGIERAPIEVDFEVGESVTVMDGPFATLPASISEVNAEQQKLKVLVSIFGRETPVELTFNQVAKI is encoded by the coding sequence GTGACTAGCTTCGAGGGCGACACGCCTTCGGCCGAGAGCGTCGATCTGATCGAGGGCGAGACGACGGACGCGACCACCGACCCCGCGACCGAGGACGCCGACGTCGCCGGTGACGCCGTGAGCGACGAGGCGGCGACCGCCGCCGGTGCGGCCGATGCCGAGGACGTCGCGGCTCCCGAGGAGGAGGACGTGGATCCGGCGGTCGCGCTGAAGAAGGAACTGCGCACCAAGCCGGGCGACTGGTATGTCATCCACTCCTACGCCGGCTACGAGAACAAGGTGAAGGCCAACCTCGAGACCCGTGTGCAGAACCTCGACGTGGGCGACTACATCTTCCAGGTCGAGGTGCCGACCGAAGAGGTAACCGAGATCAAGAACGGCCAGCGTAAGCAGGTCAACCGAAAGGTGTTACCGGGCTACATCCTGGTGCGCATGGAGCTCAACGACGAGTCGTGGGGGGCGGTGCGTAACACGCCGGGTGTGACGGGCTTCGTCGGTGCGACGTCGCGACCGTCGCCGCTGAGCCTCGATGACGTGGTGAAGTTCCTGCTGCCGCCGGCCGTGGCGAAGAAGCCCGGTAAGGCCGCCGCCAGCAGCGCGGCTGCCGCGGAGACCGGTGGCATCGAGCGCGCGCCGATCGAGGTCGACTTCGAGGTCGGCGAGTCGGTCACCGTCATGGACGGTCCGTTCGCGACGCTGCCCGCGTCGATCAGCGAGGTCAACGCCGAACAGCAGAAACTCAAGGTGCTGGTGTCCATCTTCGGCCGCGAAACACCTGTGGAACTGACCTTCAACCAGGTCGCCAAGATCTAA
- the rplK gene encoding 50S ribosomal protein L11, with amino-acid sequence MAPKKKVAGLIKLQIQAGQANPAPPVGPALGQHGVNIMEFCKAYNAATENQRGNVIPVEITVYEDRSFSFNLKTPPAAKLLLKAAGVQKGSGEPHKTKVAKVSWDQVREIAETKKEDLNANDIDQAAKIIAGTARSMGISVE; translated from the coding sequence ATGGCCCCGAAGAAGAAAGTCGCCGGGCTGATCAAGCTGCAGATCCAAGCCGGGCAGGCCAACCCCGCCCCGCCGGTCGGTCCGGCCCTCGGCCAGCACGGCGTCAACATCATGGAGTTCTGCAAGGCGTACAACGCCGCGACGGAGAACCAGCGCGGCAATGTCATCCCCGTGGAGATCACCGTCTACGAGGACCGCAGCTTCAGCTTCAACCTCAAGACACCGCCCGCGGCCAAGCTGCTGCTGAAGGCCGCCGGTGTGCAGAAGGGCTCGGGCGAGCCGCACAAGACCAAGGTCGCCAAGGTGTCCTGGGATCAGGTGCGCGAGATCGCCGAGACCAAGAAGGAGGACCTGAACGCCAACGACATCGATCAGGCGGCCAAGATCATCGCCGGGACCGCCCGGTCGATGGGCATCTCGGTCGAGTAA